One Brassica napus cultivar Da-Ae chromosome C4, Da-Ae, whole genome shotgun sequence genomic region harbors:
- the LOC106436168 gene encoding LOB domain-containing protein 11-like: MLKMEINGGTSAATPTASAVAVATVKETTTPINSPSPTSLPPPPPLSPQQTVVLSPCAACKILRRRCAEKCVLAPYFPPTDPAKFTIAHRVFGASNIIKFLQELPESQRTDAVNSMVYEAGARMRDPVYGCTGAIYHLQRQVSELQAQLAKTQVELVSMQLQRSDLLELLYKMEQTKLAAQEQGQQNMSFESSFESGDEFISSPDEVTNDLGFLEDNNNNNSSKSWWDPLWT, encoded by the exons ATGCTAAAGATGGAGATCAATGGTGGCACTTCGGCTGCTACACCTACTGCCTCGGCCGTGGCTGTCGCCACCGTGAAAGAAACCACTACTCCCATCAACTCTCCTTCTCCCACTTCTTTACCTCCGCCGCCGCCTCTTTCGCCCCAGCAGACGGTGGTGCTAAGTCCTTGTGCGGCTTGCAAGATACTGCGGCGGAGGTGTGCTGAGAAATGCGTTTTGGCGCCGTATTTTCCTCCGACGGATCCGGCGAAGTTCACAATCGCCCACCGTGTCTTCGGAGCTAGCAACATTATTAAGTTCTTGCAG GAACTTCCAGAATCTCAAAGAACAGATGCCGTTAATAGCATGGTTTATGAAGCAGGAGCTAGGATGAGAGATCCAGTTTACGGTTGCACGGGTGCGATATACCATTTGCAGAGACAAGTGAGTGAACTTCAAGCACAACTTGCGAAAACTCAAGTAGAGCTAGTGAGCATGCAACTGCAAAGATCAGATCTACTGGAATTGTTATATAAAATGGAACAAACAAAGTTAGCAGCACAAGagcaaggacaacaaaatatgTCCTTTGAGAGTTCATTTGAAAGTGGCGACGAGTTCATTAGTAGCCCCGACGAAGTGACCAATGATTTGGGATTCCTTgaggacaacaacaacaataattcATCAAAGTCGTGGTGGGATCCGCTTTGGACATGA